The segment AGGCCCGCAAGTTCGAGGAGGTCGGACATGGGGCCGGGCtgcctggggatggggacacctcCGGGGGGCTCGATCGGCCCCCCCGGCTGCAGGGACTCACCCAGTGCCTGCCCCACAGGTGTCAGAGGCCGGCGTGCCCGCCACCCCCTCAGCGTGTCCCCCCGGGGCGCTGGGGACCTGCTCCCGGGACAAGCAATCCACCGACTCGGGCACCTTCTCCCTCGGCCTCTAGCCGGGGGGGCCATGGGGCAGCCCCCCAGCCTGTCCACCCCGCTGAGGGGCTCACCGGGACCCCCATCAGGCTCCAGGGCTCCCCCTGTGAGCCCCTACAGCATCTGACTGGCCCCAGTGCCCACCCCGGCTtgtcccagtacatcccagtgtctccaggaggtgccccagccctgtcccttgCCCCCAGGGCACCCCtctcccagcacctccctgtCACCCCACGCCGAGGGCTGCACCCCCCAATAAACCCGTGGCTCGCAGGACCCACCCGTGTCCAGCCTtgggggggcgcggggcggtTTTGGGGGGGCCGACGGGCAGGGTTGgggtgctggagcagagggaagaggggtcagggtgctgtccctggggcGGGGGACGCTGCCAACAGGAGGAGCCCGTGGCAGGGGCACGGAGGGACGGAGCTGTGCCCCAGGGGTGTCACTTCCTCGGTCGGATGTGAGTAACTCTGCGGACTGGGAGGAAGCTCCCGGATCCTCCTCGTGCAGGGCCAAGGCTGCCCTTCCTGCCCGGGGTGGCGGGGATGAGGTCCGGCTCCTCATCCCATTCCGTGGGGCTCCCACCCCAatccccctgcagagccagtgCGGAGGGAGCCGTGAGCCTGGCTTGCTCCCagtggagccgctggtgccgaGTCCTGGGGCTCATTCATTCCTGGGAATGGCGAACGAGGGTCCCGGAGCCCCCCGCTGGTGCCCGGGGCAGCGAGAGCGGCTCCTGCCCTCCCCCACTGCAGATAGCGGGGCTCCTTATCAGCCTCACGGATTCCTtatcagcccagccctggccacccACCCACCACCCGTGGCCAGCGCAAACCCAGCCTGGGGGGCTCCAACGGGACGCCCTGGGTGGCACCGGGGACGAGCCATCCCAGCTTCCCGGACAGCGAGGGGATGGCAGGGACAACAACCCGCAGTTTTTGGGAAGGGGAGAGACTGGAAACGGATTCGTGTATGGCGGCTGGAAATGGATACTTGTGCCGAGTTCCAATTAGGACACAGATAGCTGGGAGCGTTATTAATAGTCATTAATAGAGCTGCTCATTAGCGGTCCTGCTCATTAACGGGGCTCCGGCCAGGGCGGGAGCAGCCCGGGGAGCCTCGCTGCCATCCCGGGGGGCTCATTAGCAGTGCCGGTGTTTCCCCGTTAATGTGGCTAATTAGCGGAAAGGCTCGAGCCGTGTCTGCGCTGGGGACTGCGGGGTTCCGGCCCTTCCTCATTCCAGCTTGGGATTTTAACGGGAACTGGGCACCCTGGCGGTTCTGCCACCACTTTCAGCAGTTTCTGGGTTTAATACCTCTCTCCCCGCATGCCGGCTGTCCCGGCACTGAGATACGGGATCGCTCCTTATCTCCAGCCTGATTCAGCCCTGGTTtgctctcccagctctggatTCTGGTTCGGTGCCCCCACCCCCGGGGCCCCCTAACCTGCACCCCCACTTACCAGCCCCTTTCCCCCCTACACTGCCTCATTTTGGAGGCTCCTGTGAGCTCTCCCCCCCCATTTCAGCCACCGAATTCCCCCCACAACCCCTCCTTTACACCTCTTTGCTGGTAGAAGGGCCCCACTCAGCCggcggggggtcccgggggctctgtgccccccccagtctctgtccctgcacTCGGGTGTTAACCTGCCCCTTCCCACAGCCCATCCCGGGCTTATTccccccctgcagccccagcccaggcccCCCGGCGTGCCccgggggatttggggctcttCAGACCTCACTCTGCAAAGTCCCGCTCGGCCTCTTCGGTTCttttccccagagctggaaCTGTGAGAGTTCAGCCCCCATGGGACAATCCCAGACCACCTCGGGGGtcttccctcctccccccaaTGTTTATTTGTGGAGTGGGGGAAGTTTGTTCCCTCTTGGCTCAGCGTTGTCCGGCTCCGTGAGCAACCCGCGGAGCTGGGACACACCGAGAGCTCCGGTGGCAGCCGGTCCTGCGGCAGCTGCTGCCCTAAAATGGTCTTTTTACAGCGTGGGGGGTCCCAGAACCCCCCTCGGTTTCTGGTAAATATATAAATCTCCTCGGCACGTTGAGCTCAAAGTGGGGGCCCGGCGCTGGGGGACCCCCCGGAGCCACCGCTGGCAGCAACACGGGGAATCCCAAGCGCCAAATGCAAAATGCCAAATGCACACCCTCCCCCCCCGGCGGTGCCACTCCCCCCAGTGTGACACCAACCCCCCGATGTGACACCGCCCGTGCGAAATGCCGCCCCGATGTGTGACACCCCGGCGCCGAATGCGGCGCCCCGAGGTGCAACCCCAAATGCCGGCTGAAGCCCCCCCGTCCCTGAGCGCCCCAGAGCGGGGTCCCAGCACCCAGCGCCACCGCGGTGGGCGACCGAACCCCCCGGGCGTGGCGGGCCGGGGTTATCTCGGGGGTGGGCGCGTTGACACGCGGGTGAGAGCTCGGCAAAACCCCCCGGGCAGGAGCCAGATGGAGCTGGGGGGAGCTGCGAAGTTTCCCACGGGGGCtccccccggccctgcctcctgccctgtcctgcccgTCCCCGCCAGGAGGAGggcggggaggaggaggaaggggaggtaACGCGGTGGGATTCGCTCCAGGGGCCGGAGCAGCGGGCGAGCCCGGGATGAGCTGAGCGGAGCGGAGCCCAGCGCCGCCGGGATGGAGGAGGCGACGGACGCCTACACCTACGGCTTCGACAACGACACGGACTGCGAGTACGCGGAGTGGGGCCCCtcgctggccctgctgcccaccatCTACCTGCTGGTCTTCCTGCTGGGCACCACCGGCAACGGGCTGGTCCTCTGGACCGTCTTCAAGGGCGGCCGCGACCGCCGGCGCTCGGCCGACACCTTCATCGCCAACCTGGCCGTGGCCGACCTCACCTTCGTGGTCACCCTGCCCCTGTGGGCCGCCTACGCCTGGCTGGGCTACCACTGGCCCTTCGGCACGGCCGCCTGCAAGGTCAGCAGCTACCTGGTGTTCGTCAACATGTACGCCAGCGTCTTCTGCCTCACCGGCCTCAGCTTCGACCGCTACCTGGCCATCGTGCGGCCGCTGGCCACCGCCAAGCTGCGCTCGCGGGTCAGCGGGCTGCTGGCCAccgtgctgctgtggctgctggccgccctgctggccctgcccgcCCTGGTGCTGCGGCGGGCGGCCGCCATCGGCGGGGACACCAAGATCACCTGCTACATGGACTACGGGGAGCTGGCGGCGCAGGGCACCGAGGGCGCCTGggaggtggggctggggctctccTCCACCGCCCTGGGCTTCGTGGCCCCGTTCGCCGTGATGCTGACCTGCTACTTCTTCATCGCCCGCACCGTGGCCACTCACTTCCGCCGGGAGCGGGCCGAGGGGCCCCGCAAGCGCAAGCGCCTGCTCACCATCATCACCGTGCTGGTGGCCGCCTTCGGGGGCTGCTGGCTGCCCTTCCACCTGGTCAAGACCCTCTACGTGCTGATGGACCTGGAGgtgctgccctggtcctgcgCCTTCCACACCTTCCTCAACAACCTGCATCCCTACTGCACGGGCATCGCCTACATCAACAGCTGCCTCAACCCCTTCCTCTACGCCTTCTTCGACCCCCGCTTCCGCCACGCCTGCGCCGCCCTCCTGTGCTGCCGgacccccggccccggccccgagcgCTCCGCCAGCTACTCCTCGGGGCACAGCCACCCCCCCGGCGGCAAGggggggcccggcccggggggcAAGCTGGACCCCGCCACCCAGGAGACGCTCTTCCGCTCCTGAGCCCCTCCCCGACCGCCCCCGGCGCCCCCCGAGCTGGTCTACTCGGGGGGAGCACCCCCTGCGCCTCGCCCCGAAGCCTGGCTTGCTTTGGGGATCCCCCGCTGGAAAGCCCTGCTCGCGGgaaggggaaactgaggcacggccGGGGAGGAGCCCCTGGGGGGCTCAGGCGGGGGCGGCTACCCCGGCACCCCCAGGGCTTTGCGTTTTGTGACAAATAAATGAATTTTGGTTAAAAAAGGAGCGGGGTGTGCGCAGTTCCCTCGGGGGGCCGGGGGGATGTGGTGGAAGGGAGGAtggaggggtggggggatgGAGGATGGGGGGTGTCCATGAGCGAGGGGGCAGTGTGTGTATTGCGGGAGTGTGCACTGTGGGGCATCTCTGCCTGGGAAGGATTCTTCTGGTCTCTTCCTCTGCAGCACTTTGGGAACCGCAGGAAAACCTCCATCCCAAGCCTTCGGGGCATTGCAGCGGCGGGATGGGGGTGTTTGACCCCGTGGGGTGGGCACCTGCCCGCCCTAGCCCCCCAGCCGTGATTGTATCAGGCGGCAGCactgaaatcccaaatcccattttggGGCTCTTTTCCTTATCTGAGGCTGGGACGAGCCCTGTGTGATTCACCTGGGAGTGCAGACGGGATTTGGTGCTGTGAAACACTCAAACCTGAGGGATGGGGGCACGGGACCCTCAGGGTTTGAAGAGGGACACGGGACCCCCTGGGCATTGATGGGAGGTTTGGGCACCGGGCAGGACCCCGGCTCACCCCAAGCAGGATTTGGATGAGCCACCAAATGGCTCCtgtcccatttcccccccccccgcctCACCCCAGCCCCCGCCGCTTCCTGAGGCTCTGCTCGAAATAAATCTTCCCCCTATTTGCTATTTACATCCTTCATTTATCGGTGATGAACTATGCTATCTCCTCAGCCTTTGTTCTCTCTTGGAAAGGATGCGGGATCATTACTGGGTTCCTTGGGATGCTTCCCGTCGGGGGGGAGCTGCCTCCGCCTTCCTGCCGGCCCCCACCGTGTTTGGGGGCCACCGCCCACAGTCTCCCCGTGTGGGGACAGTCCTTTGTCCAGAGACAGGGAACAGAGGGGGTGGCCACGGGGCTGGGGACTGCAACCCCCCAGCTGGAGGGGTGGGAGCCTCCTTGAGGGTTTTGGGAAGTTTCCAGATGGATTTGGTTtggtctgagggctggaggggcttGAGGAGTGGGAATGTTGCATCCAGGGACACGTCCCAAAGTGTGTTTACATTCCAGTGCCATCCAGGCtccctcagcctggagagaccCCGGGATGTCTTCTCTCATCCATCAGTCCcctcctccatccatccatccatccatccatccatccatccatccatccatccatccatccatccgtccatccgTGGGTTAATGGTTTTGGGGTGACAGGGGCGTTGCTGGgttgatggttggacttgatcgCAAAGGTGTCATCCAACCCTGACGGTTCTACGattttccctcctctccctccctttgcccatccctccatccctccatccccctttccctccatccctccgcACCCCCAAACACCCGGGCGCTGTGGGGGTGCCGGCTTTGCCGCCTCCCCCCGTCCGGCTCGGCCGCCGGGCGCGGAAATGGCCGCAGGCGCCCGGCCAGCGGAGACGGAGCTGCCGACTTTCTATCCGCGTCTTGGagatttccctttcccttccaggAGGGAAATGTTTGCTTGAGGAGTCTCTGGGGAGAAATGCAGGGACACTCCAGAAAATAACAAGGCCGGAGCTGGGGGTGAGGGGCAGCAGAGCCGGACCACCCGTCGGAAGAAGATAAGGAAGGTGTTGCCTTCCTGAGAGTGCCTGGGGAAGATGAGGAGGGAAGATAGAGGGGGACAGCAGGCTCGGGGGGATGGGGAGCATCCTTGGAAAGGATGGCTGGGGAGTGGGGGGTGGCTGTGATCCTCAGGGACCATGGGTGCCCTCAAACCCCACAATGCGATGCCttgggggctctgcagggccgGGGTTCCCCAAACCGTGCTTGTGGGAATGTGACACTGGGAAAACAGAGATTATTCTGCACAGGGAGTAAAAGTGGGCTCCGGGGAGGATGGAGGCACCAGGGACAGGAACTGGGGTGAGGATGGGGACAgccccccctgtccccaccgCAGCTCTCCCCCCCTGCGCTTTTCCAAGCTGCCAAACGGGATGTTCGCCCCCCCGACCTCCCCCCGCCTCGCATCCCGCCCGGGGGTGCCGAAATAATCTGGTGGTGCTAAGGATGTCCCCGGGCGTCCCCTTTGAAGTGACCTCCGTGTTTACAGCCCGGCTCGGGTTCCTTCACACCTCCCGCCCCAAAGCAAACGGAGGGGGGGACCGCGCGGGtgggggggctgcagctcccgtTTGTGCCGGGAAAACTCGGATTTGCCAAAGCCGCGGGAAAGCTTTGGCACCACACCCAGGGCTCAGAAACTTTTGTCACTGTGGGGTGGCTGCCGGGGGGTGGCATTTCGGGGGAGTCCCTGCCTCGGTGTGTCCCCACCGTGCCAAGTCCCGGGTGACCCCTTAGGGGGCCGGTCcaacccccccacccccgcaaTATGAGGGGACCCCCGAAGGTCtggtgtgaccctgcaggaccgaggaggggacagaggggaaggacagagagaggaaaaggggcGGAAAAGATTGGGGGGGCAGTTTTGGTGTGTGGGGGAGGTTTGGGATGGGAGGTGGGACTGTACTATGCagatggacggatggatggatggatggatggatggatggatggatggatggatggatggatggatgtgtTGGGAGGAAAGAGGGATGGCAGGGCaatgccagggctcgggggtgCCCCGGGCTGGGCGCTGCCCCCATGGCAGCGCGGCCGGACGCGGCACAGCTGCTGCCCGACCTCTGGGCTCCGGGACCGGGCCCGCGTCCCCCCGCCCGCCCGGAGGGGGTCCCGGGGAGGGGGGGACGCGGAGGTGACCCGGCGGCCACAGCTgggccccgccggggccgggagaTGCTGCCGGAGGAATAACAGGAAGCGCTGGAGGGAAGAGCGCGGCTGATGCCTTCTGCAGGCTGCGGGACGCTGCCCGTGCCCGCCGCACGCACGCTGGGTCTGTCACACACATGTCCCCGTCACACACATGTCCCCGTCACACACACGCGGTGTCCCCCCGCCACACGCGTGTCCCGGCCCCGGCTGCGCTGACACTCTTTATTGTCGAGGTTTGGCGCTGAAAAAGTGCCCCGTGGTACAAAACCCGCGGTTACAAAACGTACAAAGAGCGGGGTCgggggagaagagagaagaaggaaaggaaaagaaaggaaaaaaggaaagagaaagaaaagaaaaagaaagaaggaaaaagaaaagaaagaagaaaaaagaaaataaaagtaaaaaaagaaaaaaagaaaagaaaagaaaagaaaagaaaagaaaagaaaagaaaagaaaagaaaagaaaagaaaagaaaagaaaaaagaaaagaaaagaaaagaaaagaaaagaaaagaaaagaaaagaaaagaaaagaaaagaaaagagaaaagaaaagaaatagaagacAAGGcgaggaaaggaaggaaaggaaaggaaaggaaaggaaaggaaaggaaaggaaaggaaaggaaaggaaaggaaaggaaaggaaaggaaaggaaaggaaaggtaaaggaaaggaaaggaatagagaaagaacaaaatcaaaagagaaggaaaacaaaacataactataaatacaaaaagaagaggatgaggtgaggcagaggaaggagctGGTGGGATGCAGGTGGATGCTCCATGCCCATATGTCTGGTCCAGGGGTGCAGGAGTTGTGGGGGTGCAGGAGGTGTGGAGCAGGGGGGTTCTTGGACtcactgaaaggaaaataataaaaccccAGACAAAATAGAGAAGGCAGAGGCCAAGTTCCCTTTCCcgggggcagcgctggggctggggtgcagcaggagcccttttggggtgggctggggttaaaccaaaCCCCCCTCCCCATGCACTCAGCCTCCACGGGGGACAGGGGAAGGGACAAAGCAGCCCCCGGGTGACCCCAGCCCTGATCCCCATCTGATGAGCTCCCACAgtgacagggtgacacagacaccagggacaggtgacacaggcactggggacatggccATCCCAGCTGGACAGAGGGTCGTTggctttctgctttttttttttcctttttttctcctttttagaGCTCCTTCCACCTCCCAAACCTCCCCCAGGGCGGGCAACACTGGTGCCCAGTTTGTCCCCGAAGAGGAGGCAGATGTCATCTCTGGGAGATGCAGTCCCTGGAAGGTGCCACCCTTGGGAAATGCCATCCCCTGGAGATGTCACAGCCCATCCCACTGCCAGGCTCGGTGGTCCCGGTGCTGTTCCAGCACATCCCGATGTCAGCAGCAAGGTGCAGGCATGCCCTGGAATGGTGGTGAGGAGCTGGGTGTCTTCCTGCCCCgctggatttttggggaggctggagagcaTGTGCAGGATCTGGGGGGCTCCGGCGGTGCTGCTTTGGGGCTGAAAGCAGGAATCTCCTTGATGATCTCCAGAGAGTGGCGGTGGTTCCCAAGACACACACACTTTGTCCTCTGTCTCTCCCAGGCAGAGGTGGGGAGGTTCCCACGGGATTCCCAAATCGCTGCCTCAACCAGTCCTGGGCAGTGGGACCAGCACAGGAGGGGGTCCAAGCTCACGGTGATGGGGGGTGCAAAAACTCCCCACTTTGGGGCAAAAGGaagcagggctgtcccctggtgtccccgGCGTCTCGAGGGCCACCCCGGCACGGGGGGCGGCGGAGGGGACGCGGACAAGGCACAGTCTGGTGTCCCCgcgggggcggccgggccggggggtGGCCGGGGCGGGGGTCTATCGGCGGTGGCGGCAGCGGCGGTCCCTAAACATCCTCGTCCTCGCTGGCCTTGCTCCAGCGGTGGCAGCAGTTGGCCGTGATGCCCAGCAGGAAGTTGGTGGCCACCGAGGCGATGGAGACGACGAAGCCGACGAAGGCGATGAAGAGATAGTCGTCGAGGGTCAGCGTGAGGTGGCAGGCCTGGAAGCTCTCCTCCGTCAGCGACAGCAGCGGGGCCCCCGCCACCTCGGGGGGAGCCCAGCACTCCGCCTGCTGCGAATCTgcgggacacagggacaccgtCAGCCCGGCCACCAACCCCGCGCGGGACGGGGCGCGGGGGTCCCGGCGGCACCTACCCGAGGAGCAGCGCTGGATGCGGCCCCGCAGCCACTTGAGGAGCGGCTCCATGGCGCAGCCGCACAGCCAGGGGTTGCCGCCCAGGCGCAGCCCCACGAGGCcgggcagcccctccagggcgTCGAGGCTGAGCGCGGCCAGCCCGCCGTAGCTGAGGTCCAGCTCGCGCAGCTGGGCCAGGCCGCGGAAGGCCTGCGGGTGCACGCGGCGCAGCCCCGGGTTGTGGCTGAGGTCGAGGCGCAGCAGCGCGCTGGCCTCGCGGAACATGTCGGCGGGCACCAGGCTGAAGTTGTTGTAGCTCAGGTCCAGGTGCGCCAGGCGCCGGGCGCCGCGGAACAGCCCGGCCGGCAGCGCCGCCAGCGAGTTGTTGCGCAGGTCGAGGGCGCGCAGCTGCCCGTAGCAGCCCAGGTAGCCCGGCGGGATGCTGGCGATGCGGTTGTGGGCCAGGCTCAGGTTGCCGGTGTCCAGCGGCAGCTCGGGGGGCACGGAGAAGAGCCGCTGCCCGCTGCAGTCCACCGCCTGCCCGCGGCAGCTGCACAGCACCGGGCagcccgcgcccgccgccgccacggccgccgccgccgccagcaGCCAGGGGCCCAGCAGCATGGCCGCGCGGCCGCGGCCCTCACGGGGCGCCGGGGGCCATCCCGCCCGCCCGCTCACGCCCAGGGCTGCCGGCGgccggccgcggggccgggctggcGGCGGTCACAGCGACGTTCCCGGCATCCCGGCGGCATCCGGGGGGCAGCGCCAACCCCTCCGGGGGCACCGGCGGGGCCGGCGTCGGGCCGCctgcgaggaagaggagagggggGAAGCGGTGCCGGCCGCTCGCCCCGCTGGTGCGGCCCGGGGTGGCCTCGGGGGCACCCGCAGCCTCCCCGTGCCCCCCGGGCCAGGGGCGCTGCTCCGAGCGTCGCCCCGGGATTCCAGGCAGAAGAGGGCCCCCCCAGTCCTGCTGACCTTGGCCAGCCCATCTTGGCTGGTGGTGgccagagcagaggtgctgctctACGGCCCCCCGCCACCACGAGCTGCGCCCGGTGCCAGGCACACCCTCCCCGCCTCTCTCCCGGGGGAAgatccccattcccagcacccAGCCGGGTGCCCCCAGGCCTGCCCTCGCCCCCCACCCCCTGACCACATCTGCTCCATCCTCCCTCGCCTGCatcccccagctccatcctctcccAGCAGCCACCTTAGCCCGGTCACTGCCCATGCCCACAGCGCCCCGACCCCTCCGGTGAGCCGGACTGCCCCGGGGTACTcactgcccaggcagggagcagggcctgGCTCCCCGCGGCGATGTGGGGCTCCCGAGCGGCGATGTGGGGGGCTCCGGGCGGTGATGCTGGGGTCCCCGGTGGCCGGCCACACCCCGGAGGCCGCCAAGTCGGGAGCTGGGCTTCGGCAGCGGCGGCCAAGGCTGCTGCGAGCCCGGCGATGGGAGCAGGTCTTTCCCCacctccttcctcccctcctcctcctcgtcctcccttgtctctctctttctctgtctcttttttttttttttcctctttttttccttagggCCAGATACTGACGTGTCGGTGTCTCTTAGCAACTGCCTCCACATCTCTGAGCAACAGGAGAGCGGGATGCGGAGCCGCCGAGCCGGGGAGACAGCGGCGGGCGGAGGTGCCCCCGCCTCAGGGACCCCCTGCCCAGGCCAGGGGACCCGCACCCGCACGGCCCAGGCAGccggcagggatggagctggaagagggctccatcctgctcccctgccccgATCCCCAGCCCTCCCACACTCATCCCGGCCCCGGGAAGCATCCTCGTGGGATGGGGTGAATCAGGGGTTCCCAGGCactgaaaacagaaacagaTGACGTGGTGGCAGAGGGGAGAAACGAGGCAGCCGGGATCCAAGGGGAGCTCTAGGATCCAAAGGGACTGCTGGGATTCAGGGGGCACTGTCACcctcctgtgctcctgctgtgctcacAGCGCTGGAAAATGCCTCAGGTTGACACGGATTATTTTGCTTCACGCAAGCTGAAAcattccctttcccttctccgTATGGAGGGACACAGTGGGGTGagccccctgccccctcccaCCTGAGAATGGCCCTTTGGGATCACAGGCATGCCCACGGTTTGCTCCGGGAATGGTGCAACACCATGGCTCCAGCATTTCTAGGAAGGAGGCACTTCCACATCCAACCCGCCCACGTCTAGGGGATCCCTGCTTAATTCTCTCCTGCTGATTTcatggagctgctcctttttccagctggcactggaGCCCGATGCCGGTGCTGGGGGGCTCTTTGCTCCCCACATCCCATGGGATGGATCCTCCCTGGTGCGGAGCTGGCAGCCAGACAGCACAGCCGCCTCTCCTGGGGTGGCATTAAccagcactgctcccagctcccggaaagctcctgggagctcctggagcgAGGGGCCCGGGCTCCCAGCGGGCTCCAGGAGCCGAGCAGAGCCAGCGGCAGCGCAGACACCTCATTAGCGCTCAGCCCGGAGCCTGgcggcacagccctgccagcagctgttgGCGCCGAGGTTTTTTTCCACTCCCCCACTGTTCCGGGCTCCACCGGCACCAAAGAAACTGGGAAATGGTCCTGActggtgctgggctgcagcagatTTTGTGTCCTCCTTGCCCAATCCCCTGTGGAggtggccatggggacagggtgCTGTGGGGCATCAGCCCTGAGGAAGCCAAGGGATAGAGTCTGCCCTCTGGGGTGGGAAGGAGCCTGGTTGTCCTCCTCACCCTACCCATGAACTCTGTGCCTGATCCCTTCCAAAAAGCATTCCTGGGACAAAAGTCCTCTTGGGTGAGCACTGGCTCCAGGACCGAGTGCTCCAAGTACAGCCCCTTTCTgtggaaggagcagcaggagggctcCAGGGATTCTGGCTCCATAAATCTACTTTACAGCCAGAGCCTTTTCTGTTTcaatccatccctgctcccatcaATCCATGTGCA is part of the Passer domesticus isolate bPasDom1 chromosome 6, bPasDom1.hap1, whole genome shotgun sequence genome and harbors:
- the LRRC55 gene encoding leucine-rich repeat-containing protein 55, which gives rise to MLLGPWLLAAAAAVAAAGAGCPVLCSCRGQAVDCSGQRLFSVPPELPLDTGNLSLAHNRIASIPPGYLGCYGQLRALDLRNNSLAALPAGLFRGARRLAHLDLSYNNFSLVPADMFREASALLRLDLSHNPGLRRVHPQAFRGLAQLRELDLSYGGLAALSLDALEGLPGLVGLRLGGNPWLCGCAMEPLLKWLRGRIQRCSSDSQQAECWAPPEVAGAPLLSLTEESFQACHLTLTLDDYLFIAFVGFVVSIASVATNFLLGITANCCHRWSKASEDEDV
- the APLNR gene encoding apelin receptor, whose translation is MEEATDAYTYGFDNDTDCEYAEWGPSLALLPTIYLLVFLLGTTGNGLVLWTVFKGGRDRRRSADTFIANLAVADLTFVVTLPLWAAYAWLGYHWPFGTAACKVSSYLVFVNMYASVFCLTGLSFDRYLAIVRPLATAKLRSRVSGLLATVLLWLLAALLALPALVLRRAAAIGGDTKITCYMDYGELAAQGTEGAWEVGLGLSSTALGFVAPFAVMLTCYFFIARTVATHFRRERAEGPRKRKRLLTIITVLVAAFGGCWLPFHLVKTLYVLMDLEVLPWSCAFHTFLNNLHPYCTGIAYINSCLNPFLYAFFDPRFRHACAALLCCRTPGPGPERSASYSSGHSHPPGGKGGPGPGGKLDPATQETLFRS